A window of Dehalogenimonas sp. WBC-2 genomic DNA:
TTGCCGGTCATAGACCACCAGTTCAGCAAGCTGCCGCCGTGTCTTAGTTGGGGGTGTGTCACGAGGATAGCCCAGTGGGGTGAAGGCTATCGGTTCCCACTCTTCGGGGATATCAAGAATACGGCGGGCGGCATCTACATCAAAAGCCGCTACCCAGCAGGTGCCCAGACCCAGATTAGTGGCTGCCAAAACCAGATGGTCCATGGCTATAGTAGCATCAACATCGGCATAGTTTTTGCCGTCGCTCCGTTTCCAGGCTTTACCTGAGACACTGCATACACACACCAGCACCGGGGCCTGGGTGAACCACTGTTTGGGATAAATCTGCTGCAAATCAGCTTCCCGGCCTTTGGTCCGGATAACAACCATTTTAAACGCTTGGCGGTTTGCCGCTGTCGGTGCCAGGCGGGCGACTTCAAACACTTGCGCCAAGACATCGTCTGAAACCGGTTCTGATCTGTATGCTCTCACGCTGTAACGCCGCTTGATAACTTCCGTAAACTCCATTTGTCAGCTCCTTCGAATCACTCTAATTCATTAACCGTTTGCCGCACCTGAAAAATTATAGCCCGTCTGCCTTAAGTCTTACAATCAGCTGTCGGGTACCACAGCTGAATCAATTCGAAGAGAGATCCCTGAGTCAATTAGGCTATAATTGTAATTGTGAAGCGTATTGGCATAACCACCACCGTACCTGTTGAGGTCATCATTGCAGCAGGAGACGTTCCTGTAGACCTGAACAATCTTTTTGTCAGTGACCAGAATCCATTAGCGCTTATCACAATTGCTGAAAAGGCCGGTTTCCCGCTTAACACCTGTGCCTGGATCAAGGGCATTTACGGTGCCACGCTTAAACACGGTATTGATGAAGTCATCTGTGTCACCGGCGGCGACTGCTCCAATACATTAATGCTGATGGAAGTGCTACAGATACAGGGGGTTAGAACAATCCCTTTTGCCTTTCCAGCAGTTCCGCATAAAGCGGCAGTTGAGACCGCGATAAATGACCTGGCAACAGCATTCAATATCACCCTGCAAATGGCGGAAAGGACTCGCCGGGAGTTATTGCCAATCAGGGAACTTACCACGCAACTGGACCGGTTAACATGGCAACAGAATGTGGCCAGCGGCCAAGAAAACCATTCCTGGCTGGTTTCAGCTTCAGATTTTAACGGCGATATAGCTGATTATCGTTCAAAATTGAAGCTGGCAATAGATCATGCCGCTGTAAGAGACCCTTTTCCCAATGATGAATTACGGCTCGGACTTATTGGTGTGCCGCCGGTTTATGCCGCTGAACTCTATCCGTTTATAGAACGATACGGCGGACGGGTCGTATTCAACGAAGTGGCAAGACAATTTTCCATGCCATACGCTGTCACTGGGCTTAGCGAACAATATGCCAGATATACTTACCCGTATTCCACAAGAATGAGGCTGGAAGATATAAATTCTGCTGTCTCAGAGCGGGGTTTACACGGCATCATCCATTATGTTCAATCCTTTTGCCACCGAGCCATCGGTGATATAATGTTCCGGCTGGAACTTGGAGTCCCTATTCTGACCATTGAAGGCAACACGGACTTCGGTCTGAGCCAGCACCTGAAAACCCGATTGGAAGCCTTTCTTGATATGTTGCGCCTCAAGTACAACCAACCCCCGTAATAACCGAATAAAAAGGAGGAATCTCTATGGTGACCCGTATTGGTATCAATGGCTTTGGACGTATCGGCCGGCTGACTTTCCGCGCTATGAAAAAATACCACCCGGATGAACTCGAAGTTGTGGCTATCAACGATCTGGCTGACACCGCCACCAATGCTCATCTATTAAAATATGATACCAGTTACGGCGCCTATAACGGCACGGTTGAAAGCGGTGACGGCACCATCATCGTTGATGGCAAGACCGTTAAGGCTTTTTCGGTCAGAGAACCTAACAAAATCCCATGGCGGGATTACGGCGTCGATATTGTCATCGAATCCACAGGGCTCTTTGCAGACCGTGCCAAAGCCGCCTGGCATCTTGAAGGCGGCGCTAAAAGGGTGATCATCTCCACTACATCCGCCAACGCCGATATAACCATAGTCATGGGTGTCAACCAGCAAAACTACCGGCCAGAAGAACATGTAGTCATTTCAAATGCCTCCTGCACCACCAATTGTGTTACCCCTATCGTTAAGGTTCTATTTGACAAATTCGGCATTGAAAAGGCCCTGATCAATACCGTCCACGCCTATACCAATGATCAGAGCCTGCTGGATGTTTATCACAAAGACCTGCGGCGCGCCAGAGCCGCCGCGTTGAACATCATCCCTACTTCTACCGGGGCCGCCAAGGCGGTTGCTCAGGTAATCCCTGAACTGCAAGGACTTATTCATGGCATTTCCCTGAGAGTGCCAGTGGGCAGCGTATCAATTGCGGATGTAACGGCCATTGTCGGCCGTGACGTTACTGCTACCGAGGTCAATGCCGCACTTGAACAATCGGCGGCCAGCGATCTAAAAGGTATTTTAGCTTTTTGCAAAGAAGAACTGGTTAGCTCTGATTTTAAGGGCAATCCCTCTAGCTGTATCATCGATGCACCTTCAACCATGGTCATGGCAGGCAACATGGTCAAGGTGCTGGGTTGGTATGATAACGAGTGGGGCTATTCCACCCGCCTGGGTGACCTGGCTGCCTTCATCGGCAACAAATAATAACGCTCTGGAATTTGCTAACAAGCGGGTGCGATAATTCACCCGCTTGTTCTATGTAGCTTGCTATTACTAACCAATTACCGTAGTTATGGTTGACACTGTGGCCGCGTAAAACTAAAATGGCCTTAGAAGTTATCGTTTGGAGGGTTTAATGAAGCTGATAGTGGTTGGATTAGGCCAAGCTGGCAGCCGAATAGCTGATGAATTCGCCCGTATTAATAAAAGGGCGCAGAGCCAACGCGGCATTGAAATATGCCCAGGAATTTTTGCCGTCAATACCGACGCCGCCGATCTCACCGGGCTCACCACCATTGAACCGGATTATCAGCATCGGATTTTGATCGGAGGACGCAAAACCGGCGGTCATGGCGTCGGCAAGATCAATGAACTCGGCGCAGAGGTAGCCCGGGCTGATGCTGACAAAGTTATCGACGCCTTAAGGAGCGCCCGTCACTTCTATGAAGCAGATGCTTTTCTTCTGGCAGCCAGTTCTGCTGGCGGCACTGGTTCCGGCTCTATTTCTATCATCGCCCAACGCATAAAAGAGCGCTATCCTGACAAGCCTCTCTATTCACTGCTGGCGTTGCCTTTTGAACATGAACGAGACACTGAAGAGCGGGCCTCCTACAACTCAGCTGTCTGCCTCAAATCTATTTATTCTATCTCAGACTGTGTGTTTCTTGTTGATAATCAGCGCTATGTTATGAAGGACGCATCACTAGGCAACAACATGTCACGCATCAATGAGCTTATTGTTGAACCATTTTATGATTTGTTGTGCGCAGGTGAGGAAAAAAATCCAAAGTTTATCGGTGCCAAGACTTTGGATGCTGGCGATATTATCCAGACTCTTTCCGGATGGTCAGTTTTGGGTTCAGGTCAATCCGACCTCAGTAAATCATTCAGTTTATTTGAACGCAGCACTGACTTCCGTAAAAAAACTTCCGAGACTCACAGAGGTATCCAGGCCATGGATGAAGCCATCAGTGAAATGTCATTAAAGTGCAATCCCAAGGACGCCGGACGCGCTATATATCTGGTTTCAGCACCGGCCAAAGAAATGAACATGGACATGATGCGGGAACTTAATGAATGGATGCGGGAGTTATGTCCCAATGCCATTATCCGAAATGGTGACTATCCCCGCGGCTCCAACAGATTGACCGTAACTGTCATTCTTTCCGAACTCTCCGACGTGGAAAGAGTCCGAAACTTCTACTCCGATTCTCTGAGCCTGATCCCGATTATTAAACAACGCCAAGTGGAATTACGTCACAAGCTTGAAGATATAAACGATATGGGCAAAGATATCCCTTCGCTTCTGGAAGACTAGCTTCTTTTTCCTATTCAACAGCCTCGCCAATTGGCGAGGCTGTTTTTTTGGGGCGCATCTGATTGCCACTAGAGTTACAATATAATAAAATGCCGATATGCATAAACGTTATTCGTTTTCTACAGATACTTCATTTCAGATTCACGCGTTCTTTCTCATCTCGTTTAACATCCTGCTGATGGTCTTTTTATTGGCCGGATCACCCGTTTATGCCAGTTCCTTGCCACCCACCAGCCCCACCTGCTCATTGGAAACAAATTACACTTCAACTCACAATGGAAATCCGATATACCTTTTTGACAGCATGGATTTACCAGTACCCTCAGACTGGTGGGTAAACATGGTCGCCGCCACGCTTGGCGTTCTTATTGCTTACGGAGTTTATTACTTAAGACTCAGAACGATAGCACGGCAGCGGGAACTACTGGAAATCGAGGTCGCGGAACGAACAATAGCCCTAAAACTGGCCAACGATGAACTTGACCGCGAAATCCAGCGCAGGGCTGAATTTAATAGAGCCCTGGTGCATGAACTAAAAACACCACTAACGGCCATACTAGCTTCCGCCGAATTGTTTGTTGACGAACTGGTTGGTGATCACCGGCAGGACCTGGCAAAAAATATTTTCCGGGCAGCACAGAATCTTGACCGCCGGACAGATGAACTATTGGACGTAACGCGGGGTGAGATTGGAATCTTGACAATTAATCCTGTTACAACTGATATCCGGCCGCTGTTGCAAAATATTATAGAGATGCTCAAGCCAGCGGCGGCACGCAAACACCAATCACTGGACATCAATATCATCGGGGATATACCTCCAGTTCATATAGATGACGACCGTTTGCGACAGGTGTTGTATAATTATGTCATAAATGCAATAAAATACACTCCGGAGAAAGGCCACATAAGCCTTAAGGCATACGGCACACCGGAAGATTTAAATATTGAGGTAACTGATAATGGACCCGGTATCAGCCAGGAAGGTCAAAAGCGCCTGTTCGAACCTTATTACCGGGTACCGCAGAACGGCACTGAACGCCTCAGCGGCATGGGTCTGGGGCTTGCTTTGTCTAAGATGATCATTCAATTACACGGCGGCCGGGTTTGGGTTAACAGTGCGCCAGGACAAGGCGCGGTTTTTGGTTTTTCTGTGCCTTTGGCAAAAACAAGGAGCAACTATGAAAGCACTGATGATAGAAGACGATTCTCAGATCGTTGATTCGGTATCCTGGGCTTTCCGTATGCGCTGGCCGGATATGGAATTCATTTCAACTGATTCCGGTACCAAGGGCATCACTTTGGCCCGTGAGCACCGGCCGGATGTTGCCATTCTTGATCTGGGACTGCCGGACATAAGCGGTTTCGATACTTTGAAGGGTATCCGTAAATTCTCCGATCTCCCAATCATTATTCTCACCGCCCGCAAAGACGAGTTTGACATCGTCAAAGGTCTGGAAGCAGGGGCCGATGATTACCTGGCCAAGCCGTTTCGGCAGATGGAACTGCTTTCCCGCATAAAAGCACTATTACGGCGTTCTGCAATGCCAAGTCAGGATTCAGCCCTTTCCGCTGGAGGCCTACGGCTGTCGCCAGCCACCGGCATACTGCACATGCCAGATAAAGAGATATCCTTGACCCGCACCGAAGAAATAATTATGAATAAACTGATGCAACACAGCGGCGGAGTAGTGACTTATGCCATGCTCGCTGAAGCTCTTTGGAACGACTGTTATCCTGATTGCGTCGCCGCACTCAGGGTCTACATCAGGCAATTACGTCAGAAGATTGAGACAGACATTGATAACCCGCGAATCATACTAAACAAGCATGGTGTTGGCTATATGCTGATCGCCCCTGAGCCAGCTATAGATTAGCCGGTTCTATTACTGAAAACACAGCGGAGAAAATCATTTGAGCGTTACAAGTCTCATTATTGGTATTATCAGTTTATTTGCTATTTTTGTCGCTTTTTTGCCCTATCTAGGCTTTTTGCACTGGTTCATTGTTCCGTTGGCAGTCGTGGGTTTTTTTCTGGGACTGGCCGGTCGGACGCAATCCCGAAATAAAGGCTTGGCGACCGTGGGCGTTGTGTTGTGTAGCATTGCATTATTGGTTGGCTTAATAAAACTTCTTGGTTTTTTTGATATACTGGTCTAAACTGATGCGAGTTTTATCGCAGGAGGCAGTGTGACCACCTCTGATTCGTCAAACGAAACGTTAAATAATTATGATGGCAGGCATTTCCGCCGTGTACGGGTTCTCATCTACACCACCAGCGGTATTTTTTCCGGCTTTACTTTATGTCAGCCTCAACAGCGCCTGCTAGACGCGCTAAACAAAGGGTTTCACACCTCTAAGTTACAAACATCTCCGGATTTCCTACCTCTTTTTGAGGTGAATTATTCCCAGAACAACAATTCCAATCTCCACATGGACACAGCCTATGTCCGAAAGAATAGCATTCTCTTTGTAGGGGAGCAAAACGATGTGACTCCTGAGTCTCCGACACACATGCATCCGCTCCGTCGCAAAAAGCCGCTACAGGCCACCATAAATTTACCGCACATCGTCCTAACCGGTAATATGCACAGTGAGATGTGGGAAGAAATGCAGGACGCTCTGAACCACACCGACCAATTCATCCCTTTAACTGATGTGGATTTTGATCCGCCTTTGGAAAGCGGCATTGATCGCTTGAGTTTTGTAGCCATCAACAAAGACCATATTATTTACGTTGGCAAGTAACTATTAAACAAATTGGATATCTAACCAGGCCTTGCATCGCTTAGACCAAGTCGCCAGCAAAGGTTAATTAATAGTACTATTCTTGTTAAGACCTGACCATTAATTCAATCCAAAGCATAAAACTCACTTAACTTAGCATCCGCTGATCATCTAGCTAAACGCTTTGTTAAATTCCCCTTATTTTGTCAGGTCGTGCTTCATTTTAATATATTGCAGCAAATCAGCTCTGGACACGAATCCCTTAAAAACATCGTTCTGCAGTACTGCTACTTGGTTGAACCCTGTCGACTGCAATAATTCAAAAGCCGTCATTAGTTCATCTTCCGGAGACACTGCCTGTACTTCACTTATCGGGGTCATTATTCTAACTATAGTTTCATGCGGCCATGACTCTTTGGGCACTTTCTTTACATCAGTCAAACTTAACAATCCGGCCATTTTCCCATTGACGATGACGGGTAGCGCACGCTGCGCATGTCCCAGCATCATCGTCATGGCTTGTTCTATTGTCAGATCATCCGTCGCTGTTGCAACAGAATACTTGGATATCTCTTTAACTTTGGTGCCCTTCAAGGATTCTGAGAGTATCGATTGCTGATAACTAGCCGTCGCTGCCGAAGCCAGGAACCAACCGATGAGTGCCAGCCATAACCCACTGATACCGATGACAAAAGCCAGAGCGATACCGCCAAAGATTAATATATAGGCAATTACCTGACCGGTACCGGCGGCAATTTTTGTAGCCTTAGCTTCATCATTGCTGATCTTCCACAAGATAGAACGGAAAACCCGGCCGCCGTCCAGCGGGAATCCAGGTAGAAGATTGAAAACGCCAAGTACCAGGTTGATTTGAGCCAGGTAAATAACCACGGCGTTGAGTGCTGTAGCCTCCCGTCCGGTAGCAAAGAAAATCAAAAAAAGCAGGCCGGAGAGGATAAAACTAACTAACGGTCCGGTCAACGCCATCCGGAATTCTGCGCCCGGAGTCTCAGCTTCTTTGGTGATGTTAGAGGCGCCACCAAAAATAAAAAGGGTAATATTCTTGACCGGAATACCGTTGCGCATGGCAATAATAGAGTGGCCAAGTTCATGAGCCAGCACCGAAACAAATAAACTCAAGGAAGCCACAATCCCGAGAAGCCAATAGACAAAGGTGTCACGACCAGGTAAAACAGTCTCCAGAGGAAAATAGCCTTCCGCCAGCGACCAGGTTAAAAAGACAAAGATGAACAACCACGAGATATGAACATCAATTTCTATACCAAGAATTCGCCCCAAGCGGAACGATGACCGCATGCCAGACTCCTTATACTTTTAAGCTATTCTATGGCTTCTATCGTATACCGAAACGTATAGGCCGGCGCCACTACCTCAATGGTTTCGCCGATAGTCCGGCCTATTAGCGCCTTACCGATGGGAGAGGCAGGGGAAATTCGCCCACTCTTGGGATTCACTTCCCTGGGCATCACCAAAGTATAGACGCAAATTGCGCCCGTAGCTAATTCTTTCATGGTGATACAGCGGCCAAGTTCAGCTTTATTGCCAGCTGCATAATTATGTTCGCTATCTATGACCGCGTGTTTCAATAAAGTGGCCAATTCCTCGATTTTACCATCCAGCTTGGCTTTTTCCTCTCTGGCCGCATGATAGGGGGCATTTTCTTTAAGATCCTTGTCTGCCGCGGCACGTTTAATGTCGTCCAGAATGTGAATACGTTTTTCTTTTAGCAGTGCCAGTTCGGTTTCTAGTTCGTTCTGCTTTTCCGGGGTTAAGACCAGCTTATCTACACTTGCCGATCTTCGGGCAGTTCCAGCTACTTTTACAGGTGTCCTTTTAATCTTCAAGTGAGTGCTCATGCTAGTCTCTGTCCAACCCTGCTTACCAAAATAAAGAAACAAATCCTTTACTGTTCTAAGTTTAGAAGCCGCTTCTTCACCAGCGGGTTGCCCTGATGCATATTCTGACAACTTGAGCGCTGAAAGAGTGCCCACCGACTTATCGCCACCATACCAGCGGACAAAATTCATTATCGCAGGCGTAACCGACTCTCTCTTTGCAGCAGATAGTGAAGCCAGATAACGCAAGGCAGCGTCAACAAGTGTCGAAGGTTGATTGCTTTTTTCCGAAGTCATTTATTCCTCTTTTCTAATTTCGCCAATACACCCGGCCATAAACTTGTTAATTATTGCTTAAAGACACACTGCTTTTATTATATCAGCGCTCACAAAACCATAGTACTTATCAGTATATTACCCTGCCTGTCACCGGGCAAGACAGGGTAATGGCTGTGCGTACTAAGCCTGATTCTGTGCAGCACTCTTCATTTTTTGGTTTACCAGATCCACCAGACTATCTAGAAACAACAAACCTCGCTGTCCATTATGACCGATTACCACCGCAAAATCTTTATCAGTCTCATTGAACTCCTGGACAACAGTCAATAAACCCGTTTCAGAAGTAATCTCAAGAGCCGCCTCAATCGGTTGAGACAATTCTTTTATGGCTTTTACTCCGGCTAAATCTCCAGCTTCAGATAATAATAATACACCGGCAGTCTGCCCATCTTCTTCCACCCAGAAACTGCGGCAATTGGGATATTGCTGCTTTAACTCTTTAGTAGTAAGACCGCCTCTGACAATAGGGCAGTCCCAATTCGTTACATCTGAAATGTTCCAGCCTTTAAGCCAAAGTTGCATTTCAAACTGTTTAAGACTGGTACGGGCAGAGTATTCCAGGTATAAGCCGATTACCGCCAGCCATATTCCAGCCAGCCAGTCACTATAGTAAATGATGAAATATGCCCCTGCACCAACAATAATAAAACCGAATATCCTGCCGATAAAGATGGCAACCCTGGTGGCCTTTTCGTAGTCATGACGGAAATGCCACCATAATCCCCGAAATATCCTTCCGCCATCCAGAGGAAAACCCGGCAGCATATTAAAGACGGCAACGATCAGATTTATCTGACTCAGCCACAGAGCTATGGCCGCCAAGACATTTACAGTGCCCAGAAAATAATAATAGGTGCCATAAAACACTGCCGCCAACACCAGACTGGTCATCGGTCCGGCCAGCGCCATTTTTAATTCTGCCGCCGCCGTTTGAGGTTCACGAGTCATCTGCGCGGCTCCACCAAATAGAAACAGGGTGATACTCTTCACCGGTATACCGTTGTTTTGTCCAACCAGGGCATGCGCCGCTTCATGAAAAAGAACTGAAAGAAAAAACAGCAGCGCGGTCACTGCCCCCATCACCCAGAAGGTAACATCGGTTTCTTTTGGGACAGCACCGGGAAATACCTGCAAGGCCAGAAAAACGGTAATTAGAAAGTAAATAAATACCCAGGAATAATGAATCCTAAACTGGATGCCAAAGATTCTACCGAAATTAAATCCGTTATCCAATAAATCTCAACACCGGGGCGCTTTTATCCCTAAATATTTCTCCGCCGTCTCCATGGCACAAAACTCACCGCACATGGTGCAGGCGTTACCGGAGGAATACTGGGCAGCATGCCGTTTAAGACTAAGTTCAGGATCAATTGAAAGTTTAGCCTGGGTCTGCCAATCCAGGCTTTTCCGGGCCTTAGCCATGCTCAAATCCCATTCAGCAGCACCCTTTATACCTTTGGCAATATCGGCGGCATGACCGGCAATCCTTGAGGCCATGACTCCGTTCCTGACATCATCCACATCCGGCAATGAAAGATGTTCTGCAGGAGTGACATAGCACAGGAAATCCGCCCCGTACATCGCCGCCATGGCACCGCCAATGGCCGCTGTAATGTGGTCATAGCCTGCGGCTATGTCGGTCACCAGAGGCCCCAACACGTAGAACGGCGCTCCTTTGCAAATTGATTTCTGTAATTCTATGTTTGCCTGGATCATATTTAGCGGTATATGACCTGGTCCCTCCACCATCACCTGAACGCCCGCCTGCCGGGCGCGGTCAACCAGTTCTCCCAGCGTTAAGAGTTCTTCAATTTGAGCGCGGTCGGTAGCATCAGCCAGACAACCCGGCCTAAGTCCATCACCCAAACTCAAGGTAACATCATTTTTAGCACAAATTTCAAGCAAGCGGTCATATTGCTCAAACAGTGGATTTTCCTGCTCATGATAAACCATCCAGCCGGCTAAAAGCGCCCCGCCGCGAGAAACGATGTCTGTTATCCTCCCCTGCTGTTTCAGCCGTGCAACGGTGTTCAGAGTGACTCCGCAATGAACTGTCAGGAAATCAACGCCTTCACGGGCATGACGTTCAATAACACTGAACAAATCGTCAGCCGTAAGTTCAATCATGGATCCCTTGCTGAGGCGGGCAAACACCCCGGCCTCATATACTGGAACCGTGCCCAGAGCGACAGCACATTTTGCCAAAATCTTCTTTCGGATGAACGGCAGGTCACCACCAGTGGAAAGGTCCATTACAGTATCGGCCCCGGCATCCTGCGCCGCTGCCAATTTGGTTAATTCCAAATCCACATCAATACAATCAGATGAGGTACCGATGTTGGCATTTACCTTGGTACGCAACCCCCGCCCGATACCGCAGGGATTCAAATGAAGATGGTTGATATTTGCCGGAATAACGATAGTGCCTTCAGCGACGCCCTCAAGTATGAACTCGCTGCTCACGTTTTCAGCTGCGGCCACGGCCATCATTTGGGGAGTAATTATGCCCTCACGGGCTCGTTTCATTTGAGTGGTCATTAAAAAAACCAGAGCTTTATTCCAGACCCTGGCAAACACCTCCGCTTCCCTACGCTCGCATTACCGAGTTCAGGTGCCAGGGTTGTCCCCAATCCCGGAGACTCTCAGCGGCGCGCACCCCTAGCGGTCTGGTACCTAAGCATAACACAACCCGGCAGCCATGACCAAAATGTTATAATCTTTTTATGGTTGAGAGACTGCCGATATTACATAGCGGCGCCGGTGAACTCGGGCACTTGCTGGATGAAAAGCAATATGCACTTTTTCACACATACCTGACAGAACTGATTATCTGGAATGAACGTTTCAATCTGACCTCGATCACCGGCTGCGCTGAAATCCAAAGTCTTCACTTCCTGGATTCACTTACGGTCATTCACTCTGGTATTGATCTCTGTGACAAGAAAATTATCGATATTGGCAGCGGTGCCGGTTTTCCTGGATTGCCTATTAAAATCGCTTTTCCTAAGGCTGATATGTCACTTCTAGAAGCCACCGGGAAAAAGGCTGATTTTTTGTCTCATCTGATCAGACAGCTGGGACTCTCCGACATTTCGGTCATCAACCGCCGCTCCGAGGACGCGGCTCACCAGGAGCTTTATCGAGAGTTATACGACGTCGCCGTGTCCCGGGCAGTCGCTTCGCTCAACACATTATGTGAACTTGCCCTGCCTTTCTGCCGCATTGGAGGCCACCTCATTGCCATGAAGAAAGGTGATACTAAAGCTGAGTTGGATTCAGCCCAAAATGCTATAAAAATACTGGGTGGTCGACTCAAAGAGGTTATATCAGTCGAATTAAACTGCTTGCCGGATGAACGCCAGTTGATTGTAATTGAAAAAATTGCCGCTACGCCAGATATATACCCCAGGCGCAGTGGTCTGCCAGCAAAACGACCGTTGCGCTAAGGTGTTTGCCCCTCTCACGGCCGGATAGTAGAATATAACCGGAATTGAATTACAGCGGAGGCAGCATTTGGCCAATTTGATCACAGATGATCTAGGGACTCTCTTGGATATTCTGCCTCCCGAAATCCGCCGCCCATTGAACGAACACCCTGGTTTGACCCAGCTGCTGGAAGTCATTATGGATGTCGGCCGGGCACCGGAAGCCCGACTGCCGCACCAGTACGAAGTCATATTGCGGCAGGAAGAAGTCACAGAATCTGACCTTGACTATGTTATCGCCCGGATCAGCGATTTCGGCGGCGATAACCGCGCCGGTATAGAGCGCACTCTGCACCGTATCTCTGCTATCCGCAATCGTAAGGGCAAGGTCATAGGACTTACCATACGGGTCGGCCGGGCCGTTATGGGCACCATAAAAATCATTGAAGACCTTATCCAAACCGGTAGCAGTGTTTTATTGCTGGGTCGCCCGGGAGTCGGTAAGACCACCATGTTGCGTGAGGTGGCGCGGGTATTGGCGGACGATTTGAGGAAAAGGGTTGTTATCGTCGATACCTCCAACGAAATAGCCGGTGACGGTGATATCCCCCACCCGGCTATCGGCCGCGCCCGCCGCATGCAGGTAGCCATGCCTGATGCCCAGCACGCCGTAATGATTGAAGCGGTGGAAAACCATATGCCGGAAGTGATCGTCATTGATGAAATCGGCACTGAACTTGAAGCCCTTGCAGCACGTACCATCGCCGAGCGAGGAGTCCAGTTGGT
This region includes:
- a CDS encoding peptidase M50; the protein is MDNGFNFGRIFGIQFRIHYSWVFIYFLITVFLALQVFPGAVPKETDVTFWVMGAVTALLFFLSVLFHEAAHALVGQNNGIPVKSITLFLFGGAAQMTREPQTAAAELKMALAGPMTSLVLAAVFYGTYYYFLGTVNVLAAIALWLSQINLIVAVFNMLPGFPLDGGRIFRGLWWHFRHDYEKATRVAIFIGRIFGFIIVGAGAYFIIYYSDWLAGIWLAVIGLYLEYSARTSLKQFEMQLWLKGWNISDVTNWDCPIVRGGLTTKELKQQYPNCRSFWVEEDGQTAGVLLLSEAGDLAGVKAIKELSQPIEAALEITSETGLLTVVQEFNETDKDFAVVIGHNGQRGLLFLDSLVDLVNQKMKSAAQNQA
- the thiC gene encoding hydroxymethylpyrimidine phosphate synthase ThiC codes for the protein MFARVWNKALVFLMTTQMKRAREGIITPQMMAVAAAENVSSEFILEGVAEGTIVIPANINHLHLNPCGIGRGLRTKVNANIGTSSDCIDVDLELTKLAAAQDAGADTVMDLSTGGDLPFIRKKILAKCAVALGTVPVYEAGVFARLSKGSMIELTADDLFSVIERHAREGVDFLTVHCGVTLNTVARLKQQGRITDIVSRGGALLAGWMVYHEQENPLFEQYDRLLEICAKNDVTLSLGDGLRPGCLADATDRAQIEELLTLGELVDRARQAGVQVMVEGPGHIPLNMIQANIELQKSICKGAPFYVLGPLVTDIAAGYDHITAAIGGAMAAMYGADFLCYVTPAEHLSLPDVDDVRNGVMASRIAGHAADIAKGIKGAAEWDLSMAKARKSLDWQTQAKLSIDPELSLKRHAAQYSSGNACTMCGEFCAMETAEKYLGIKAPRC
- a CDS encoding rRNA small subunit methyltransferase (rRNA small subunit methyltransferase, glucose inhibited division protein GidB), which gives rise to MVERLPILHSGAGELGHLLDEKQYALFHTYLTELIIWNERFNLTSITGCAEIQSLHFLDSLTVIHSGIDLCDKKIIDIGSGAGFPGLPIKIAFPKADMSLLEATGKKADFLSHLIRQLGLSDISVINRRSEDAAHQELYRELYDVAVSRAVASLNTLCELALPFCRIGGHLIAMKKGDTKAELDSAQNAIKILGGRLKEVISVELNCLPDERQLIVIEKIAATPDIYPRRSGLPAKRPLR